A section of the Plutella xylostella chromosome 18, ilPluXylo3.1, whole genome shotgun sequence genome encodes:
- the LOC105391016 gene encoding collagenase isoform X2: MKSLIITSLLVTAISAQDGTEDLEQYDISSFKYHERIGIPEAALIKIAEEEINKHPSKIVGGTLAKAGSFPYQAGLLITTEEDRTSMCGASLLSNTRLVTAAHCWWDGDRRAKRLEVILGSTQLFHGGTRVVTKNVTMHPKWKPSRVQNDVAIIVIPWVDFNDQIRSIALPFGFSQDFAGSKAVASGFGVRRRGEEWTEDQSVKFVWLQVISNKVCKETYPTVVRSSNICTSGVGTVGTCAGDSGGPLALEANGTRYLIGIVSFGSARGCHTRRPSAYSRVTYYLKWINARL; encoded by the exons ATGAAGAGTCTCATTATTACCTCATTGTTAGTAACAGCCATTTCAGCTCAAGATGGAACAGAAGATTTAGAACAATATGACATATCTTCATTTAAATACCACGAAAGAATTGGTATCCCTGAAGCTGCGTTAATTAAAATTGCTGaggaagaaataaataagcaCCCTTCTAAAATAGTTGGTGGAACCCTAGCTAAAGCTGGATCATTCCCCTATCAA GCTGGTTTACTAATAACAACAGAAGAGGATAGGACATCCATGTGCGGTGCTAGTTTGTTGTCTAACACCCGGCTGGTGACGGCAGCGCACTGCTGGTGGGACGGAGACAGGAGAGCCAAGAGGCTCGAGGTCATCCTCGGCTCCACACAACTGTTCCATGGAGGCACCAGGGTTGTCACCAAGAACGTCACCATGCATCCCAAATGGAAACCCAGCAGGGTGCAGAATGACGTGGCCATTATTGTTATTCCTTGGGTGGATTTTAATG ATCAAATAAGGAGCATTGCATTACCTTTTGGTTTTAGTCAAGACTTTGCCGGGTCGAAAGCCGTTGCATCAGGATTTGGAGTTAGGAGACGGG GCGAGGAATGGACGGAAGACCAGTCGGTGAAGTTCGTATGGCTGCAGGTGATCAGCAACAAAGTCTGCAAGGAGACTTACCCGACGGTGGTGAGGTCCAGCAACATCTGCACGAGCGGCGTGGGGACGGTGGGCACGTGTGCTGGGGACTCCGGCGGACCCCTCGCGTTGGAAGCAAATGGCACTAGGTACTTG ATCGGCATCGTGTCTTTCGGCTCTGCTCGCGGGTGCCACACGCGGCGACCGAGCGCGTACTCTCGCGTCACTTACTATCTAAAGTGGATTAATGCTCGCCTGTAA
- the LOC105391015 gene encoding collagenase, whose product MKVLVGILLLAAVAAARLVSEDLTAFNYHEKIGFAKAASILAAEQSISTRIVGGSAAKPGDFKYQAGLVISIGQARSVCGGVLLSATRVLTAAHCWFDGRNQAQAFEVVLGSTLLFTGGQRVHTTDVQTHENWNPIFVRNDVAIARISAVTLDDNVQPIALPVGLTDNNFVGYKAVASGFGRTKDGAGIEPTQFLSYAWLEVIANDVCRRSFPINVFSSTICISGVNATSTCNGDSGGPLAVEIDNKRVLIGITSFGSAQGCENDSPAAFARITSFLPWIQARL is encoded by the exons ATGAAGGTCTTGGTTGGAATTTTGTTGCTCGCTGCGGTGGCGGCCGCCCGCCTGGTCTCTGAGGACCTGACTGCCTTCAACTACCACGAGAAGATTGGTTTCGCCAAAGCCGCTAGCATCCTCGCGGCCGAGCAGAGCATCTCCACCAGGATTGTCGGAGGAAGCGCCGCCAAGCCCGGAGACTTCAAGTACCAg GCTGGTCTGGTCATCAGCATCGGGCAGGCGCGTTCCGTATGCGGAGGAGTCTTGCTGTCCGCCACTCGCGTTCTGACCGCGGCCCACTGCTGGTTCGACGGCCGCAACCAGGCCCAGGCCTTCGAGGTGGTGCTCGGCTCCACCCTGCTCTTCACCGGGGGCCAGCGCGTGCACACCACCGACGTGCAGACCCACGAGAACTGGAACCCCATCTTTGTTCGCAATGACGTCGCCATCGCCCGTATTAGCGCAGTCACCCTGGACG ACAACGTGCAGCCCATTGCTCTGCCCGTAGGCTTGACCGACAACAACTTCGTGGGCTACAAGGCTGTTGCCTCTGGTTTCGGAAGGACCAAGGACG GTGCCGGTATTGAGCCCACCCAGTTCCTCAGCTACGCGTGGCTGGAGGTGATCGCCAACGACGTCTGCAGACGCAGCTTCCCCATCAACGTGTTCTCCTCCACCATCTGCATCAGCGGGGTTAACGCCACCAGCACCTGCAACGGAGACTCCGGCGGTCCCCTCGCCGTCGAGATCGACAACAAGCGTGTCTTG ATCGGCATCACCTCATTCGGCTCAGCTCAGGGCTGCGAAAACGACTCCCCCGCCGCCTTCGCACGCATCACCTCCTTCCTGCCTTGGATCCAAGCTCGCCTGTAA
- the LOC105391016 gene encoding collagenase isoform X1 translates to MKSLIITSLLVTAISAQDGTEDLEQYDISSFKYHERIGIPEAALIKIAEEEINKHPSKIVGGTLAKAGSFPYQAGLLITTEEDRTSMCGASLLSNTRLVTAAHCWWDGDRRAKRLEVILGSTQLFHGGTRVVTKNVTMHPKWKPSRVQNDVAIIVIPWVDFNDQIRSIALPFGFSQDFAGSKAVASGFGVRRRGEEWTEDQSVKFVWLQVISNKVCKETYPTVVRSSNICTSGVGTVGTCAGDSGGPLALEANGTRYLIGISSFSSDRGCHKKRPSVYARVTVYMSWIKERL, encoded by the exons ATGAAGAGTCTCATTATTACCTCATTGTTAGTAACAGCCATTTCAGCTCAAGATGGAACAGAAGATTTAGAACAATATGACATATCTTCATTTAAATACCACGAAAGAATTGGTATCCCTGAAGCTGCGTTAATTAAAATTGCTGaggaagaaataaataagcaCCCTTCTAAAATAGTTGGTGGAACCCTAGCTAAAGCTGGATCATTCCCCTATCAA GCTGGTTTACTAATAACAACAGAAGAGGATAGGACATCCATGTGCGGTGCTAGTTTGTTGTCTAACACCCGGCTGGTGACGGCAGCGCACTGCTGGTGGGACGGAGACAGGAGAGCCAAGAGGCTCGAGGTCATCCTCGGCTCCACACAACTGTTCCATGGAGGCACCAGGGTTGTCACCAAGAACGTCACCATGCATCCCAAATGGAAACCCAGCAGGGTGCAGAATGACGTGGCCATTATTGTTATTCCTTGGGTGGATTTTAATG ATCAAATAAGGAGCATTGCATTACCTTTTGGTTTTAGTCAAGACTTTGCCGGGTCGAAAGCCGTTGCATCAGGATTTGGAGTTAGGAGACGGG GCGAGGAATGGACGGAAGACCAGTCGGTGAAGTTCGTATGGCTGCAGGTGATCAGCAACAAAGTCTGCAAGGAGACTTACCCGACGGTGGTGAGGTCCAGCAACATCTGCACGAGCGGCGTGGGGACGGTGGGCACGTGTGCTGGGGACTCCGGCGGACCCCTCGCGTTGGAAGCAAATGGCACTAGGTACTTG ATTGGCATCAGCTCATTTAGCTCTGACCGTGGTTGCCACAAGAAGCGGCCTAGTGTTTACGCTCGTGTAACTGTCTACATGTCGTGGATCAAAGAGCGTCTATAG